The following coding sequences lie in one Helicoverpa armigera isolate CAAS_96S chromosome 8, ASM3070526v1, whole genome shotgun sequence genomic window:
- the LOC126054738 gene encoding uncharacterized protein LOC126054738, producing MVITRSQSDLTELEEQRRASERRDPGLLASLQRREAERIARERMRRLSMDPPASPQVEQSTLLATEHAVAGPSSRSVRSTTSATTRLRLAELEAAEKLAALTRRELEMEAELVKKRLAAEVSVIQDDQESVQDEALHDDHQHQHNKVSQWLNTHTPAARGEGAAHTAEEHRPARDERPRERSPSRNRNSIDQLAVTLEKMARPRLRHTDLPAFSGTVSEWLAFKAAFNDTTNMYTVSTAENLQRLRTCLKGEAREAVAALLHTATDPAVIMRTLEQCFGRPEMIIDKALDELKRVPRPGSSAAELNSFAVKVQNTICTLKAIDRRGYLYNPLLTREILEKLSPHLRSRWCDFACDNEGTAEPEICSLARFLMREADRALRYTYSTVASASTAGQKREVRPAASKFPVAGKKKQGAVYAAIETAADQCFLCKENHALTQCPKYKAMDIGQRWEFVKENGICFKCAVKKHRRILCRAKPCGQNECRRPHHVTLHSDPPAKKEETVTPKTQAEEAVMSVANRAAADNRAVLLKMCPVVIGGPRGEVRTHALLDEGATITLIDSSLAESIGAEGTVRPLHICGVNMSSQEEDSQVVTIKIRGVGKECSPHQLQARTIKDLKLHQQTVPASLLGYKHLRDLPANEVCYAPTRPGVLIGTDHWEHIVSRELRVGGPNQPAASRTQLGWVVHGTAPRTLVATEGGVLHIHERDMKGDNQLHELVEAHFKIEALGVTHKPRVSDADRRAQAIVEATTTAIEGGYQVGLPWREDAVSMPPSYKAALRRLIKIEQKMDAAPEFAVQYTSQIDNLLDKGYAVPCDGTEKASPKCWYLPHFAVQNPNKPGKQRLVFDAAARSNGVCLNDALLEGPDLLLSLPGIIFRFREKAVAITADIQEMFLRIKIRPEDQPAQQFLWRGKDRSSPPREYKMTSMIFGAASSPFMAHYVRNHNAELHGEECPLALDAITRHHYMDDLVVSYDNADEAHTAVQELQKVHAVAGFTLRGWSSNDPGVLRSVPSELHTTAPTQLGGELPASKILGLYWSAERDELGFNTAMNRVPAEVRNRKRAPTKREALSAVMSIYDPLGLLSHYTVRAKIILQNLWRLQMSWDDSIPQEDNEQFSEWLSQLSNLTDLKLPRCYETTHHDERELHVLCDASEQAYAAVAYWRMPNKDGAADVVLVAAKAKVAPRKAQTIPRLELQAAVIGARLAEAIRKEHRLNITRTVYWTDSTTVVHWIQHDARRYTPFVAHRLGEIAELTSKEEWRWLPTQLNVADDATRLTDAPIGASDRWFQGPSFLQSGEHCWPCRASPEDDDEHETLHVAEAPASWLPNPARFSRYNVLVRATARALLFVDKCRRAATTLELRHIERAEKELLRRSQEESFADEMARMQSARPLPRTSRLYKLDPVMEDGLLRVRGRIEAATAPAETKRPVILDGRHPLTKLLVQKEHCAAGHANRERVTNDLRQRYWVLRLRPTVRAVEASCAFCRRRRAVPRPPATGDLPRARLDPFHRPFTNCGVDYFGPMNVKVGRRREKRWGALFTCLTCRAVHLELVASLSTDSAIMALRRMAARRGWPSIMYSDNGTNFRGADAELRAAYNEWLPALKEVGLAAKMEWRFIPPGAPNQGGAWERMVRTVKSALGTTLHERAPSEEVLLTLLTEAEFAVNARPLTHVSVNPLDPEALTPNHFLLGSSTGLPTTGPCDEADRRTWRAAQALADRFWARWVREYLPLLAPRGEPQNNERPLQTGDVVLIADGTLPRNVWPMGIVERTHPGPDGGIRVAEVRTRTGVFRRPVSKLVVLVKEEATRAAPGGELLRTPSLQ from the coding sequence ATGGTTATCACACGTAGCCAGAGTGACTTGACGGAGTTGGAGGAGCAGAGGCGGGCCTCTGAACGACGAGACCCGGGCCTGCTCGCATCGCTGCAGCGTCGGGAAGCGGAGAGGATAGCTAGGGAGCGGATGCGTCGCCTCTCCATGGACCCGCCGGCATCACCGCAGGTAGAACAATCCACTTTATTAGCCACTGAGCATGCTGTCGCTGGACCTTCATCTAGGTCAGTGAGGTCGACTACCAGCGCGACCACGCGCTTAAGGCTTGCCGAGTTAGAGGCAGCTGAAAAGCTGGCTGCTCTCACCCGTCGAGAGCTGGAAATGGAAGCTGAGCTGGTGAAAAAGCGGCTTGCCGCTGAAGTATCTGTAATTCAGGACGATCAGGAGAGCGTGCAGGACGAGGCCCTGCACGATGATCACCAGCACCAGCATAATAAGGTAAGCCAGTGGCTGAATACCCATACCCCCGCTGCACGGGGGGAGGGGGCCGCACATACTGCGGAAGAACACAGACCAGCGCGAGATGAACGGCCGCGGGAGAGGTCGCCGTctagaaatagaaatagtaTAGATCAACTTGCTGTAACATTGGAAAAGATGGCGCGCCCTCGGCTGAGGCATACGGACCTGCCGGCGTTCTCTGGAACGGTGAGTGAGTGGCTTGCATTCAAGGCAGCCTTCAATGATACTACCAATATGTATACAGTGTCCACGGCTGAGAACCTTCAGCGGCTCAGGACGTGCCTCAAGGGCGAGGCACGGGAGGCGGTAGCAGCACTGCTGCATACAGCAACTGATCCGGCTGTAATAATGAGAACGCTGGAACAGTGTTTTGGTCGGCCAGAAATGATTATCGACAAGGCGCTGGACGAGTTGAAACGCGTGCCGCGGCCCGGATCTTCGGCGGCAGAGTTAAATAGCTTTGCAGTTAAGGTACAAAATACAATATGCACACTCAAAGCCATTGATCGTCGCGGATATCTATATAATCCGTTACTTACAAGGGAAATTTTGGAGAAGCTGTCACCACACCTGAGATCGAGATGGTGTGACTTCGCCTGCGATAACGAGGGTACTGCGGAGCCAGAGATATGTAGCCTAGCACGTTTTTTGATGCGCGAGGCGGACAGGGCGCTGAGATATACTTACTCAACAGTAGCGAGCGCCTCGACTGCCGGTCAGAAACGGGAGGTCCGGCCTGCAGCATCTAAGTTCCCAGTCGCCGGCAAGAAAAAGCAAGGTGCAGTATATGCCGCTATTGAGACAGCGGCCGATCAATGTTTCCTATGTAAAGAAAACCACGCGCTGACACAGTGCCCCAAATATAAGGCCATGGATATAGGCCAGCGCTGGGAGTTTGTTAAAGAAAACGGCATTTGCTTTAAATGCGCCGTCAAGAAACATCGGCGCATCTTATGCCGGGCAAAGCCGTGCGGCCAGAACGAGTGCCGCCGGCCGCATCACGTGACCTTACACTCCGATCCTCCTGCCAAGAAGGAGGAAACAGTCACACCCAAGACACAGGCGGAGGAAGCAGTAATGTCGGTAGCCAACCGAGCCGCCGCCGACAATAGGGCCGTCCTGTTGAAGATGTGCCCCGTGGTCATAGGAGGACCACGGGGGGAGGTAAGGACCCACGCGCTCCTCGATGAAGGAGCAACTATCACATTAATTGACAGCAGCCTGGCAGAAAGTATTGGCGCAGAAGGCACCGTGCGGCCACTGCACATCTGCGGCGTCAACATGTCCTCGCAGGAGGAGGACAGCCAGGTGGTCACCATTAAGATAAGAGGGGTGGGCAAGGAGTGCTCGCCCCACCAGCTTCAAGCAAGGACAATTAAGGATCTGAAGCTGCATCAGCAAACAGTGCCGGCGTCGCTGCTTGGTTATAAGCACCTGCGGGACCTGCCGGCAAATGAGGTTTGTTACGCGCCTACACGTCCAGGAGTATTGATTGGAACGGATCACTGGGAACACATTGTCTCGCGAGAACTCCGGGTCGGAGGTCCGAACCAACCTGCTGCATCAAGAACACAGCTGGGTTGGGTGGTGCATGGAACAGCACCTCGGACGCTCGTGGCCACTGAAGGTGGAGTGCTACATATTCATGAACGAGACATGAAAGGTGATAATCAACTTCATGAACTTGTGGAGGCGCATTTTAAAATCGAGGCCCTAGGTGTCACTCACAAGCCAAGAGTGAGCGACGCGGACCGTCGAGCACAGGCCATCGTGGAGGCCACAACCACAGCCATCGAGGGCGGCTACCAAGTGGGGCTGCCGTGGCGAGAAGACGCAGTGTCCATGCCGCCTAGCTATAAGGCGGCACTACGAAGACTGATCAAAATTGAACAGAAGATGGACGCCGCGCCTGAATTCGCGGTGCAATATACATCGCAGATAGATAACCTACTGGATAAAGGTTATGCAGTGCCATGCGACGGGACGGAGAAGGCCAGCCCCAAGTGCTGGTACCTTCCACACTTCGCGGTGCAGAACCCAAACAAGCCAGGTAAGCAAAGACTTGTGTTTGATGCAGCAGCCCGAAGCAATGGTGTGTGTCTTAACGACGCACTCCTGGAAGGCCCCGATTTACTGCTCTCCCTCCCAGGCATTATATTCAGATTTCGAGAGAAGGCTGTGGCCATCACAGCTGATATCCAAGAGATGTTCTTGCGTATAAAAATACGCCCCGAAGATCAGCCAGCTCAGCAGTTCCTCTGGAGAGGAAAGGACAGGAGCAGCCCGCCTCGAGAATACAAGATGACAAGTATGATATTCGGCGCGGCGAGCTCTCCATTCATGGCGCATTATGTGCGCAACCACAATGCTGAGCTGCATGGCGAGGAGTGCCCGCTGGCACTAGACGCCATCACACGCCATCATTACATGGACGATTTGGTGGTAAGTTATGATAACGCCGACGAGGCACACACTGCAGTACAAGAGTTACAGAAAGTACACGCCGTCGCCGGGTTCACGCTAAGAGGATGGAGCTCCAACGATCCAGGAGTTCTGCGCAGCGTACCTTCAGAGCTGCACACTACTGCACCTACACAACTGGGTGGTGAGTTGCCTGCCAGCAAAATATTAGGCCTATACTGGAGCGCTGAACGTGACGAGCTCGGGTTCAACACTGCAATGAACCGAGTGCCAGCCGAGGTGCGCAACCGAAAGCGCGCACCAACGAAGAGAGAGGCTTTGAGCGCAGTCATGTCAATCTATGACCCGCTTGGGCTTCTAAGTCACTACACAGTAAGGGCGAAGATTATCCTTCAGAACCTATGGAGGCTCCAAATGTCTTGGGACGACTCCATTCCACAAGAGGACAATGAACAGTTCTCGGAATGGTTGTCGCAACTGTCAAACCTAACCGATTTAAAGCTGCCCAGGTGCTACGAGACAACCCACCATGATGAGCGTGAACTGCATGTGCTGTGTGACGCCAGCGAGCAGGCATACGCTGCTGTGGCGTACTGGCGGATGCCGAACAAGGACGGCGCCGCAGACGTCGTGCTGGTCGCTGCCAAGGCCAAGGTGGCGCCGCGGAAGGCGCAGACCATACCGCGCTTGGAGCTGCAAGCCGCGGTCATAGGGGCCAGGCTAGCCGAAGCTATAAGAAAAGAGCATCGGCTTAACATAACAAGAACCGTCTACTGGACGGACTCAACCACAGTCGTGCACTGGATACAGCACGACGCGCGGCGATACACGCCCTTCGTCGCGCATCGCCTCGGCGAGATCGCCGAGCTAACTTCAAAGGAAGAATGGCGTTGGCTTCCAACGCAACTTAACGTGGCGGATGACGCCACACGTTTAACTGACGCACCCATTGGTGCAAGTGATAGATGGTTTCAGGGTCCGAGTTTCCTCCAGAGCGGCGAGCACTGCTGGCCTTGCCGAGCCAGCCCCGAAGATGACGACGAGCACGAGACGCTGCACGTCGCCGAGGCCCCTGCAAGCTGGCTGCCTAACCCAGCCCGCTTCTCCCGCTACAACGTGCTGGTGAGGGCCACGGCGAGGGCGCTCTTGTTCGTTGACAAGTGTCGGCGCGCCGCCACCACGCTCGAGCTCCGCCACATTGAACGAGCGGAGAAGGAGCTGCTGCGACGCTCCCAAGAAGAGAGCTTCGCGGACGAGATGGCGCGCATGCAGTCGGCGCGTCCCCTGCCACGGACGAGCCGGCTGTACAAGCTGGATCCCGTCATGGAGGACGGGCTACTCCGGGTGCGAGGCCGCATCGAGGCGGCTACTGCACCAGCCGAAACCAAACGGCCAGTCATACTGGACGGCCGTCACCCACTAACTAAGCTTTTAGTACAGAAGGAGCATTGTGCTGCGGGTCACGCCAACAGGGAGCGCGTGACCAACGACCTGCGGCAGCGCTACTGGGTGCTGCGACTGCGCCCTACCGTGCGCGCCGTCGAGGCCAGCTGCGCTTTCTGCCGGCGCAGACGCGCCGTGCCCCGGCCGCCAGCTACAGGCGACCTGCCCCGTGCCCGCCTGGACCCGTTCCACCGCCCGTTCACCAACTGCGGGGTGGACTACTTCGGGCCCATGAACGTCAAGGTGGGCCGTCGCCGAGAGAAGAGGTGGGGCGCGCTCTTCACGTGCCTGACGTGTCGCGCTGTCCACCTTGAGCTGGTGGCTTCCCTGTCAACGGACTCTGCCATCATGGCGCTGCGCCGCATGGCTGCGCGCAGGGGATGGCCGAGCATCATGTACTCCGACAACGGCACCAACTTCAGAGGTGCCGACGCCGAGCTTCGAGCAGCATACAACGAGTGGTTGCCGGCCCTGAAAGAAGTAGGGCTGGCGGCCAAGATGGAGTGGCGGTTCATACCGCCTGGCGCGCCGAACCAGGGAGGCGCCTGGGAGAGGATGGTGCGAACCGTCAAGTCGGCTCTCGGCACCACGCTCCACGAGAGGGCGCCCTCCGAAGAAGTCCTGCTGACCCTGCTGACTGAGGCAGAGTTCGCAGTCAACGCGCGCCCCCTGACTCACGTGAGCGTGAATCCCCTCGACCCCGAGGCGCTCACCCCCAACCACTTCCTGTTGGGCTCATCAACGGGCCTGCCCACTACGGGCCCATGCGACGAGGCGGACCGCAGAACCTGGCGGGCCGCTCAAGCGCTCGCTGACCGGTTCTGGGCGCGCTGGGTGCGCGAGTATCTACCCTTGCTCGCGCCCCGAGGCGAGCCCCAGAACAACGAGCGACCACTGCAGACCGGCGACGTGGTTCTCATCGCCGACGGGACGCTGCCGCGTAACGTCTGGCCGATGGGGATCGTCGAGCGCACACATCCTGGACCTGACGGCGGCATCAGAGTCGCCGAGGTGCGGACACGAACGGGAGTC